Proteins from a genomic interval of Rhodothermus marinus:
- a CDS encoding TonB-dependent receptor, whose product MPHMLTRLWLLAALVLLPGLAAAQSMATLQGRVTDAESGDPLPGANVVLYRPGETAAFRGAATDLEGRYRLENLPAGTYEVVARFVGYADARRTVTLTAGATVTVDLALAPVELGLNPVVVTASRRQEKVLESPASISVLDARDLEQTATHATAAALRYTPGVDISQSSLNRFQVSLRGFNSVFVAKTYALVDYRQATTPSLAINEFSSMPIAPIDLARIEVVRGPNSALYGAGVEQGVIHFITKDPLTYPGTSVMLGGGERSIIQGALRHAGVINDRLGYKIVGYYSQGEDWKLDPNDPHDRELLEAIHPRWGGRDYDTWQGYVYGTLQYRLGPQTTLTASGGYSSIKQMVLANTGENATDNFANYFGQLRLQAGGFFGQVFYTQNDDGNTHFVRTPVEVYEKSFLMAAQAQYSFSVLDDRQSFIVGADYRRTVPRTGGTIHGRFEGRDETNEIGGYVQSETRLTEQLDVVLAGRLDYDDVIQKTQFSPRVALVFKPSPTHSFRTTYNRAFTTPPGVNLFLDLFIEDRGPFGVRGVGAVDGWTFPSQVQTSSFIPGIRAWPGVGIPLAVAYQAVTAGLAAQGVLPGPLVAYLQSKAKASQIKGFSSGLMVNTSGEVLTSLENVPAARQTITNSYELGYKGLFANQLLVTIDLYYTRKKNFISELQPFTPLVVAPGVAGDLATAVANAFTDEELQPYGLNRQALANIYRQAAASLAANPIGLIEPTENFDPNRKPELLLSYVNFGDVDYYGADVAVQWTPNARWALFGNFSWVSDNFFDDEELGEPGTGREISMNAPRYKMAGGVEYTDPSGLSVNLAGRYVDKFEVRSGIFRGTVDSYFLLDLGLGYDLRRLTPGLRIDVLAQNVLNNEHREYIGAPKMGRLITTRLTYTVGGR is encoded by the coding sequence ATGCCCCACATGCTCACGCGTCTCTGGTTGCTGGCCGCGCTGGTGCTCCTTCCCGGTCTGGCGGCCGCGCAATCGATGGCCACGCTGCAGGGCCGGGTGACCGACGCCGAAAGCGGTGATCCGTTGCCCGGCGCCAACGTGGTGCTTTATCGGCCCGGGGAGACGGCGGCTTTTCGGGGAGCTGCAACCGATCTGGAAGGCCGCTATCGGCTGGAAAACCTGCCGGCCGGTACCTACGAGGTGGTAGCCCGCTTCGTCGGCTACGCCGATGCCCGGCGTACGGTCACGCTGACGGCCGGTGCCACGGTAACGGTCGATCTGGCGCTGGCGCCGGTCGAACTCGGCCTGAACCCCGTGGTGGTGACGGCCTCGCGCCGTCAGGAAAAAGTGCTGGAGTCGCCCGCGTCGATCTCGGTGCTCGACGCGCGCGATCTGGAGCAGACGGCCACGCATGCGACGGCCGCCGCGCTGCGCTACACGCCGGGCGTGGACATTTCACAGTCCAGCCTGAATCGTTTCCAGGTATCGCTGCGTGGCTTCAACTCGGTATTCGTGGCCAAAACCTATGCGCTGGTCGATTACCGACAGGCCACCACGCCAAGCCTGGCCATCAATGAGTTTTCGTCGATGCCCATCGCGCCGATCGACCTGGCCCGGATCGAAGTCGTGCGGGGTCCCAACTCGGCACTCTACGGGGCCGGCGTGGAGCAGGGTGTGATTCACTTCATCACGAAAGATCCGCTGACCTATCCGGGCACGTCGGTGATGCTCGGCGGCGGCGAGCGCTCGATCATCCAGGGCGCGCTGCGCCATGCGGGCGTTATCAACGACCGACTGGGCTACAAGATCGTGGGCTACTACAGCCAGGGTGAGGACTGGAAACTGGACCCGAATGATCCACACGATCGTGAATTGCTCGAGGCCATTCACCCGCGCTGGGGGGGGCGCGATTACGATACCTGGCAGGGATACGTCTATGGCACGCTGCAGTACCGGCTGGGGCCGCAGACCACGCTGACGGCAAGCGGCGGCTATTCCTCGATCAAACAGATGGTTCTGGCCAATACCGGCGAGAACGCCACGGACAACTTTGCCAACTACTTCGGCCAGCTCCGGCTGCAGGCCGGCGGGTTCTTCGGACAGGTATTCTACACGCAGAATGACGACGGCAACACGCACTTTGTGCGGACGCCCGTCGAGGTCTATGAAAAGTCGTTTCTGATGGCCGCCCAGGCGCAGTACAGCTTCAGCGTGCTGGACGACCGCCAGAGCTTCATCGTAGGAGCCGATTACCGGCGAACGGTGCCCCGCACGGGCGGTACGATCCACGGTCGCTTCGAGGGACGCGACGAGACGAACGAGATCGGCGGCTACGTTCAGTCCGAGACGCGTCTGACCGAGCAGCTCGACGTGGTGCTGGCCGGGCGGCTGGACTACGACGATGTGATTCAGAAAACGCAGTTTTCGCCGCGCGTGGCACTTGTCTTCAAGCCTTCACCCACGCACAGCTTCCGCACCACCTACAACCGGGCCTTCACGACGCCGCCCGGGGTGAACCTCTTCCTGGATCTGTTCATCGAAGACCGCGGGCCGTTCGGCGTGCGCGGGGTAGGGGCCGTCGATGGCTGGACCTTCCCGAGCCAGGTGCAGACTTCCAGCTTCATTCCCGGCATTCGCGCCTGGCCCGGCGTGGGCATTCCGCTGGCCGTGGCTTACCAGGCGGTGACGGCCGGACTGGCCGCGCAGGGCGTGTTGCCCGGTCCGCTGGTGGCCTATCTCCAGAGCAAGGCCAAGGCCAGCCAGATTAAGGGCTTTTCGTCTGGATTGATGGTGAACACGTCAGGCGAGGTGCTTACGAGCCTGGAGAACGTCCCGGCCGCCCGCCAGACGATCACGAACTCCTACGAACTGGGCTACAAGGGGTTGTTCGCCAACCAGTTGCTGGTAACGATCGACCTGTACTACACGCGCAAGAAAAACTTCATCAGCGAGTTGCAGCCCTTTACGCCGCTGGTGGTGGCACCCGGCGTGGCAGGCGATCTGGCAACAGCCGTGGCAAATGCTTTTACGGATGAAGAGTTGCAACCTTACGGTCTGAATCGGCAGGCGCTGGCGAACATTTACCGTCAGGCGGCGGCAAGTCTGGCGGCTAACCCGATCGGTCTGATCGAACCGACGGAAAACTTCGATCCGAATCGCAAGCCCGAGTTGCTGCTCTCCTACGTGAACTTCGGGGATGTGGACTACTACGGAGCCGATGTGGCCGTGCAGTGGACGCCCAATGCGCGCTGGGCGCTGTTCGGGAATTTCTCGTGGGTGAGCGACAACTTCTTCGACGACGAGGAGCTGGGCGAGCCGGGCACCGGCCGGGAGATCTCGATGAATGCGCCGCGTTACAAGATGGCCGGCGGGGTCGAATACACGGATCCGTCCGGGCTGTCGGTCAACCTGGCCGGGCGCTATGTGGACAAGTTCGAGGT
- a CDS encoding 4-coumarate--CoA ligase family protein, producing MHIYRSPFPDVEIPEIPLPEMVFQRVDEHPDKPALIEGMTGHTLTYAQLREQARAFAAGLAARGFRKGDVLALYSPNLPEYAVVFYGVAMAGGITTTVNPLYTVDELAHQLEDAGARFLVTFPLFLENARAAAERTGVEEVIVIGEADGATPLAELLQHGTEPPAVDINPREDLVVLPYSSGTTGRPKGVMLTHYNIVANIAQTMAVEQFEDDEVLIGILPFYHIYGMTVIMSMALHAGATVVTMPRFDLEQFLELLQRYRITTAFLVPPIILALAKHPLVDQYDLSSLRYVNSGAAPLPEPVARQCAERLNVTVRQGYGMTETSPVTHFTPRGFPIKLSSVGVAVPNTEFRIVDVATHEDVPEGETGELWIRGPQVMKGYWKNPQATRDTLDEEGWLHTGDVARVDQDGYLYIVDRVKELIKYKGYQVAPAELEEILQGHPAVADVAVVPSPDEEAGEVPKAYVVLKPGMQATAEELMAYVAERVAPYKKIRRVEFVDQIPKTLSGKILRRELVKREREIAGLS from the coding sequence ATGCATATTTACCGCAGCCCGTTTCCCGATGTGGAGATTCCGGAAATCCCGCTTCCGGAGATGGTCTTTCAGCGGGTAGATGAGCACCCGGATAAGCCGGCGCTCATCGAGGGAATGACCGGGCACACGCTCACCTACGCGCAGCTCCGGGAGCAGGCGCGGGCTTTTGCCGCCGGACTGGCCGCCCGGGGCTTTCGCAAGGGCGACGTGCTGGCCCTCTACAGCCCCAATCTGCCGGAGTATGCCGTGGTCTTCTACGGGGTGGCGATGGCCGGTGGTATCACGACGACGGTCAATCCGCTCTACACGGTCGATGAACTGGCGCACCAGTTGGAAGACGCCGGGGCGCGATTTCTGGTGACGTTCCCGCTGTTTCTGGAAAATGCCCGGGCGGCAGCCGAACGCACCGGTGTGGAGGAGGTGATCGTCATCGGGGAGGCCGACGGGGCCACGCCGCTGGCCGAGCTGCTGCAGCACGGGACCGAACCGCCGGCCGTGGACATCAACCCGCGCGAAGATCTGGTGGTGCTGCCGTATTCGAGCGGCACCACGGGGCGTCCCAAAGGCGTCATGCTCACGCACTACAACATCGTGGCGAATATTGCCCAGACGATGGCCGTCGAGCAGTTCGAGGACGACGAGGTGCTCATCGGCATTCTGCCGTTTTACCACATCTACGGCATGACGGTCATCATGAGCATGGCGCTGCATGCCGGGGCCACGGTGGTGACCATGCCGCGCTTCGATCTGGAGCAGTTTCTGGAGTTGCTCCAGCGCTATCGAATCACCACAGCCTTTCTGGTGCCGCCGATCATCCTGGCGCTGGCCAAGCACCCGCTGGTGGATCAGTACGATCTCTCCAGTCTCCGCTATGTCAACTCCGGCGCGGCACCATTGCCCGAGCCGGTGGCCCGTCAGTGTGCCGAGCGCCTGAACGTGACGGTGCGCCAGGGCTACGGCATGACCGAGACAAGTCCGGTGACGCACTTCACGCCGCGCGGCTTTCCGATCAAGCTCTCGTCGGTGGGCGTGGCCGTACCGAACACGGAATTCCGGATCGTCGATGTGGCCACGCACGAAGACGTGCCGGAGGGCGAGACGGGCGAGCTGTGGATCCGCGGGCCTCAGGTCATGAAGGGCTACTGGAAGAACCCGCAGGCCACGCGCGACACGCTTGACGAGGAAGGCTGGCTGCATACGGGCGACGTGGCCCGTGTGGATCAGGACGGCTATCTGTACATCGTCGATCGCGTCAAAGAGCTGATCAAGTACAAGGGGTATCAGGTGGCTCCCGCCGAGCTGGAGGAGATTCTGCAGGGGCATCCGGCCGTGGCCGACGTGGCCGTCGTGCCGAGTCCTGACGAAGAGGCGGGCGAGGTGCCCAAGGCCTATGTGGTGCTCAAGCCCGGCATGCAGGCCACGGCGGAAGAACTGATGGCCTACGTGGCCGAGCGGGTGGCACCGTACAAGAAGATCCGGCGCGTGGAGTTCGTCGATCAGATTCCCAAGACACTTTCGGGTAAGATTCTGCGGCGGGAACTGGTCAAGCGCGAACGGGAGATCGCCGGATTGTCGTGA
- a CDS encoding SDR family oxidoreductase: MEFVTGGSLKGKVLFITGASRGIGKAIALRAARDGARIVIAAKTVEPHPKLPGTIYTAAEEVRAAGGEALPIPVDVRFEDQIQQAVEQAVAHFGGIDMLVNNASAIYLAGTLETPMKRFDLMHQVNVRATFACSQACLPHLMKAENPHILVLSPPLKLEPRWFAPHLAYTLSKYGMSMCVLGMAEEFREAGVAVNALWPRTTIATAAVRNLLGGEEMVRRSRKPEIVADAAHVILTQPSRRCTGNFFIDEDVLRQVGVTDFTPYAVDPSVGELMPDLFV; the protein is encoded by the coding sequence ATGGAGTTTGTAACCGGCGGGTCGCTGAAAGGGAAGGTGCTGTTCATCACCGGCGCCAGCCGCGGTATCGGTAAGGCGATTGCGCTACGGGCGGCGCGCGACGGCGCGCGTATCGTAATTGCGGCCAAGACCGTCGAACCGCATCCGAAGCTACCGGGCACGATCTACACGGCGGCCGAGGAGGTACGGGCGGCCGGAGGCGAGGCGTTGCCGATCCCGGTCGATGTGCGCTTCGAGGATCAGATTCAGCAGGCCGTGGAGCAGGCCGTGGCCCATTTCGGGGGGATCGACATGCTCGTCAACAATGCCAGCGCGATCTACCTGGCCGGTACGCTCGAAACGCCCATGAAGCGCTTTGACCTGATGCACCAGGTGAACGTGCGCGCCACGTTTGCCTGCTCGCAGGCCTGTCTGCCGCACCTGATGAAGGCCGAGAATCCGCACATTCTGGTGCTGTCGCCGCCGCTGAAGCTGGAGCCGCGCTGGTTTGCGCCGCACCTGGCCTACACGCTCTCGAAGTACGGCATGTCGATGTGCGTGCTGGGCATGGCCGAGGAATTCCGGGAGGCGGGCGTGGCCGTCAATGCGCTCTGGCCGCGCACGACGATCGCGACGGCGGCCGTGCGCAACCTGCTGGGCGGTGAGGAGATGGTGCGGCGCTCCCGCAAGCCCGAGATCGTGGCCGATGCGGCGCACGTGATCCTGACGCAGCCCAGTCGCCGGTGCACCGGAAATTTCTTTATCGACGAAGACGTACTGCGTCAGGTGGGTGTCACGGACTTCACCCCCTACGCGGTCGATCCGTCCGTGGGCGAATTGATGCCCGATCTTTTTGTCTGA
- a CDS encoding enoyl-CoA hydratase/isomerase family protein, protein MQEAVHEELLFEYDGPVAVLTLNRPERRNALNRTLEKALHEALLRVRDDPDIRAVVLTGAGPDFCSGADLSSFQEIPSPAFVRRHLLQVYGPIVELMTSIEKPIIGAINGTAAGAGCSLALACDLRIMADDASLMLAFSNIGLVPDMGATFLLVRLVGYARAFEMAAEGQRIPAGRCLSWGLANRIVPADRLQEEARRWARELAARPTLALGLTKTALHHALTATLREAIAYEALLQQQCIQSHDHREGIQAFLEKRPPVFTGN, encoded by the coding sequence ATGCAGGAAGCCGTCCACGAAGAACTGCTCTTTGAATACGACGGGCCGGTGGCCGTGTTGACGCTGAACCGACCCGAACGGCGCAATGCGCTCAACCGCACGCTGGAAAAAGCGCTGCACGAAGCGTTGCTGCGCGTGCGGGACGATCCCGACATCCGGGCCGTGGTGCTGACCGGCGCCGGACCGGACTTCTGCTCAGGAGCCGACCTGAGTTCGTTTCAGGAGATCCCCTCCCCGGCCTTCGTCCGCCGCCACCTGCTGCAGGTCTATGGCCCCATCGTCGAGCTGATGACCTCCATCGAAAAGCCGATCATCGGGGCCATCAACGGCACGGCGGCCGGGGCCGGCTGCTCGCTGGCGCTGGCCTGCGACCTGCGCATCATGGCCGACGACGCCAGCCTGATGCTGGCCTTCAGCAACATCGGGCTGGTACCCGACATGGGTGCCACGTTCCTGCTGGTACGGCTGGTGGGCTACGCACGGGCTTTCGAGATGGCTGCCGAAGGCCAGCGCATTCCGGCCGGTCGCTGCCTCTCATGGGGGCTGGCCAACCGCATCGTGCCGGCCGACCGCCTGCAAGAAGAAGCACGGCGCTGGGCCCGCGAACTGGCCGCCCGCCCCACGCTGGCGCTGGGCCTGACCAAGACGGCGCTGCACCACGCACTCACGGCCACGCTCCGCGAAGCGATCGCCTACGAGGCGCTGCTCCAGCAGCAGTGCATCCAGAGCCACGACCACCGCGAGGGCATTCAGGCCTTCCTCGAAAAACGTCCCCCTGTGTTCACCGGCAACTGA
- a CDS encoding amidase, translating to MELWKLTALELGRLIARREVRAVEVVTHFLERIEALNPTINAIVTLDADGALAAARAVDERLDRGETLGPLAGVPVTIKDLTETKGLRTTYGSALLRDHVPDVDAVLVERLRRAGLPILGKTNTPEFGGKFDTENRLFGATRNPWKLDHSPGGSSGGAAAQVAAGLGPIAHGNDGGGSIRVPASCCGVFGLKPQFGRVPFWPRQDSWATLNHEGPIARSVRDAAALLDLMAGPDPRDPYSLPGPVPSFLAACEGDVRGLRVAWSPTPGYGRVDPEVQALCEAAARTFEDLGCHVEEASAGLDFPAEAFLGIIVPRMVAQLERDLPPGFVEQLDPMLAVFLPYADQLSARDVARAEFARLQLYDRVEAFLQRYDLWLLPVMAAPPHRSGEFGPTEIAGQPVESPLEPFFTFPFNLTGHPAASVPAGFTRDGLPVGLQIVGRRFAETTVLRAAACYEAARPWADRWPEIAQQPGKSS from the coding sequence ATGGAACTCTGGAAGCTGACGGCGCTCGAACTGGGCCGACTGATCGCCCGTCGGGAAGTGCGGGCCGTCGAGGTGGTCACACACTTTCTGGAGCGCATCGAAGCGCTGAACCCCACGATTAACGCCATCGTAACGCTCGACGCCGACGGGGCGCTGGCCGCCGCCCGCGCGGTGGACGAACGACTGGATCGCGGCGAGACGCTCGGACCGCTGGCGGGCGTGCCCGTTACCATCAAGGACCTGACCGAAACGAAGGGCCTGCGCACCACCTACGGCTCGGCGCTGCTGCGCGACCACGTGCCGGACGTCGATGCCGTGCTCGTCGAGCGCCTGCGGCGGGCCGGGCTGCCCATCCTCGGCAAAACGAACACGCCGGAGTTCGGCGGCAAGTTCGACACCGAAAACCGCCTCTTCGGCGCCACGCGCAACCCCTGGAAGCTCGACCACAGCCCGGGCGGCTCCTCGGGCGGAGCGGCCGCCCAGGTGGCCGCCGGGCTCGGACCGATCGCCCACGGCAACGACGGCGGCGGCTCGATTCGCGTACCGGCCTCCTGCTGCGGGGTGTTCGGTCTCAAGCCCCAGTTCGGGCGCGTCCCCTTCTGGCCGCGTCAGGATAGCTGGGCCACGCTGAACCACGAGGGGCCGATCGCCCGGAGCGTGCGCGACGCGGCGGCGCTGCTGGACCTTATGGCCGGACCGGACCCGCGCGACCCCTACAGCCTGCCGGGTCCGGTGCCGTCGTTTCTGGCGGCCTGCGAGGGCGACGTCCGGGGCCTCCGCGTGGCCTGGAGTCCCACGCCCGGCTACGGTCGCGTCGATCCCGAAGTGCAGGCGCTCTGCGAGGCGGCCGCGCGCACCTTCGAAGACCTGGGCTGCCACGTTGAAGAAGCCTCGGCCGGCCTGGACTTCCCCGCCGAGGCGTTTCTGGGCATCATTGTGCCCCGCATGGTGGCCCAGCTCGAACGCGACCTGCCGCCGGGCTTCGTCGAGCAGCTCGACCCCATGCTGGCCGTCTTTCTACCCTACGCCGACCAGCTTTCAGCCCGCGACGTGGCCCGCGCCGAATTCGCCCGTCTGCAGCTCTACGACCGCGTGGAAGCCTTCCTGCAGCGGTACGATCTCTGGCTGCTGCCCGTCATGGCCGCACCCCCGCATCGTTCCGGTGAGTTCGGCCCCACGGAAATCGCCGGACAACCGGTGGAAAGCCCGCTGGAGCCGTTCTTTACGTTTCCGTTCAACCTGACCGGCCATCCGGCCGCCAGTGTGCCCGCCGGCTTCACCCGCGACGGTCTGCCCGTCGGACTTCAGATCGTCGGTCGCCGCTTTGCCGAAACCACCGTGCTGCGTGCGGCGGCCTGCTACGAAGCGGCCCGTCCCTGGGCCGACCGCTGGCCTGAGATCGCGCAACAACCCGGAAAATCCTCATGA
- a CDS encoding SDR family NAD(P)-dependent oxidoreductase: protein MSEPRPPFTADLRGKVALITGASRGIGRAIAEAYAAAGARVVLAARKPEGLETAAEAIRQRGGEALAVPTHTGHPDEVEVLVARAVEAFGGIDILVNNAATNPHFGPILTAEPSHWDKTFEVNVKGYFYTARACHPHMKRRGGGKIINVASIAGVRPQPGMGVYCVTKAAVLMLTEVLAAELASDNIQVNAIVPGFIRTRFSRVLWETPALHDAIVQQIPQRRMAEPEELVGLALFLASSASDYMTGAALPIDGGLLIGYPPMPLP, encoded by the coding sequence ATGAGCGAACCGCGTCCGCCATTTACCGCCGACCTGCGCGGCAAGGTGGCCCTCATCACCGGCGCCAGCCGGGGCATCGGCCGGGCCATTGCCGAGGCCTACGCGGCCGCCGGTGCCCGCGTGGTGCTGGCCGCCCGCAAGCCGGAAGGCCTCGAGACGGCGGCCGAAGCGATCCGACAGCGGGGCGGCGAAGCCCTGGCCGTCCCCACGCATACCGGCCACCCGGACGAGGTGGAGGTGCTGGTGGCCCGCGCCGTCGAAGCGTTCGGTGGCATCGACATCCTGGTCAACAACGCCGCCACCAACCCGCACTTTGGCCCCATCCTGACGGCCGAACCCTCCCACTGGGACAAAACCTTCGAGGTGAACGTCAAGGGCTATTTCTACACGGCCCGCGCCTGCCATCCGCACATGAAGCGGCGGGGCGGCGGTAAGATCATCAACGTCGCCTCGATCGCCGGGGTGCGGCCGCAGCCGGGCATGGGCGTCTATTGCGTCACGAAGGCGGCCGTGCTCATGCTGACCGAAGTGCTGGCGGCCGAGCTGGCCTCGGACAACATCCAGGTCAATGCGATCGTGCCCGGCTTCATCCGCACGCGCTTCAGCCGGGTGCTCTGGGAGACGCCCGCCCTGCACGACGCCATCGTCCAACAGATTCCCCAGCGCCGCATGGCCGAGCCCGAAGAACTCGTCGGCCTGGCGCTGTTTCTGGCTTCGAGCGCGTCCGACTACATGACGGGTGCCGCGCTCCCGATCGACGGCGGTCTCCTGATCGGCTACCCACCCATGCCCCTGCCATGA
- a CDS encoding acyl-CoA dehydrogenase family protein, whose translation MSTQALPGPLLVEVQSFLESRVYPLERRLLREGLHALTDELEALRAEVKARGWWCPPLPRRLGGMGLSLTEFAHLSERLGRTPLGHYLFNCQAPDIGNMELLLAHGTPEQQERFLLPLVQGKIRSCFAMTEPEHAGSNPVWLSTTARREGDHYVLDGHKWFVTGADGAAFAIVMAVTNPEAERPHERASLLIVPTDTPGFLHVRRLPVMGELGEGWMSHSEVRFERCRVPMHYRLGPEGAGFALAQERLGPGRIHHAMRWIGICERALELMCRHALRRELAPGHVLADQQVVRHAIADSRAEIEAARHLVLATAEKIEQAGSHAARADISLLKFYVAGVLQRVLDRALQVHGALGMTDDTILAFWYRHERAARIYDGPDEVHRDLVARLELRRYVER comes from the coding sequence ATGAGCACGCAAGCGCTACCCGGTCCCCTGCTTGTCGAGGTGCAGTCGTTCCTCGAAAGCCGCGTTTATCCGCTGGAACGACGGCTGCTGCGGGAAGGATTGCACGCGCTCACCGACGAACTGGAGGCCCTCCGGGCCGAGGTGAAAGCGCGCGGCTGGTGGTGTCCGCCGCTGCCCCGACGGTTGGGCGGCATGGGACTGTCGCTCACCGAATTCGCCCACCTGAGCGAGCGTCTGGGTCGCACGCCGCTGGGCCATTACCTGTTCAACTGCCAGGCGCCCGACATCGGCAACATGGAGCTGCTGCTGGCACACGGCACGCCGGAGCAGCAGGAGCGCTTTCTGCTTCCGCTGGTGCAGGGCAAAATCCGGAGCTGCTTTGCGATGACCGAGCCGGAGCACGCCGGCTCCAATCCGGTCTGGCTCAGCACGACGGCCCGCCGCGAAGGAGACCACTACGTGCTCGACGGCCACAAGTGGTTCGTCACGGGCGCCGACGGGGCCGCCTTTGCCATCGTCATGGCCGTGACCAATCCCGAAGCCGAGCGGCCGCACGAACGGGCCAGCCTGCTGATCGTCCCCACCGACACGCCGGGCTTTCTGCACGTGCGCCGGCTGCCGGTCATGGGCGAACTCGGCGAAGGATGGATGAGCCATTCCGAAGTACGCTTCGAGCGGTGCCGCGTCCCGATGCACTACCGGCTGGGCCCCGAAGGAGCCGGCTTCGCGCTGGCTCAGGAGCGGCTGGGTCCCGGACGAATCCATCATGCCATGCGCTGGATCGGCATCTGCGAGCGGGCGCTGGAGCTGATGTGCCGTCATGCCCTGCGTCGCGAACTGGCGCCCGGTCATGTGCTGGCCGACCAGCAGGTGGTTCGCCACGCCATTGCCGACAGCCGGGCCGAGATCGAAGCCGCCCGCCATCTGGTGCTGGCCACGGCCGAAAAGATCGAACAGGCCGGATCCCACGCGGCCCGCGCCGACATCTCGCTGCTCAAGTTCTACGTGGCGGGGGTGCTGCAGCGGGTGCTCGATCGGGCGCTGCAGGTGCACGGCGCGCTGGGCATGACCGACGACACGATCCTTGCCTTCTGGTACCGCCACGAACGGGCCGCCCGCATCTACGACGGCCCGGACGAGGTGCACCGCGACCTGGTGGCCCGCCTGGAGCTGCGCCGCTACGTGGAACGCTGA
- a CDS encoding acyl-CoA dehydrogenase family protein: MFVQEPPRLDNTYEADSPLRGYLARTLPADVLREIEPELQELGALAGGPLYRLQLEDRASEPVHIPWSAWGERIDEVRLTRVWQEAEPLAVRFGLVATAYEQAHGAFSRIHQFAKVYLFAPSTDIYACPLAMTDGAARTLLDSGNRRLIERALPHLTSRDPATFWTSGQWMTELTGGSDVGSSQTVARREADGTWRLYGRKWFVSAITSQMALILARPEGNPPGGRGLALFYAELRDERGRPRGFQILRLKDKLGTRKLPTAEVLLEGLPAEPVAGMTHGTRTIAPMLNVTRTWNAITAAALMQRGLLLARDYARRRVAFGRPLAEHPLHLDTLAGLQAETAAAFHLAFCVAELMGRVETDEASDDERALLRLLTPVAKLTTARQAVAVLSEVLEAFGGAGYVEDTGLPVLLRDAQVLPIWEGTTNVLALDVLRALEDTGGLQALHRAFDVWLQDLPDALVPLAHEARAALQAADAWLAETASDPVRLQADARRFALTLGRSTALALLVRQAAWSQTHGDERPAAAARRFARHGVNLLPTGTLPADNRMLALDEPSLDAR, encoded by the coding sequence ATGTTCGTGCAGGAACCGCCCCGGCTGGACAACACCTACGAGGCCGACAGCCCGCTGCGCGGCTATCTGGCGCGCACGCTCCCCGCCGACGTGCTGCGCGAGATCGAGCCGGAGCTGCAGGAACTGGGCGCGCTGGCCGGCGGTCCGCTCTACCGCCTGCAGCTTGAAGACCGCGCCAGCGAGCCCGTCCACATTCCCTGGAGCGCCTGGGGCGAGCGCATCGACGAAGTGCGGCTGACGCGCGTCTGGCAGGAAGCCGAACCGCTGGCGGTTCGCTTCGGCCTGGTGGCCACGGCCTACGAGCAGGCGCACGGTGCGTTTTCACGCATCCATCAATTTGCCAAAGTGTACCTGTTCGCTCCCTCAACCGACATCTACGCCTGCCCGCTCGCCATGACCGACGGCGCCGCCCGCACGCTGCTCGACAGCGGCAACCGGCGCCTGATCGAGCGGGCGCTGCCCCACCTGACCAGCCGCGACCCCGCCACGTTCTGGACCAGTGGCCAGTGGATGACCGAGCTGACCGGCGGCTCGGACGTCGGCAGCAGCCAGACCGTGGCCCGCCGCGAAGCGGACGGCACCTGGCGCCTCTACGGCCGCAAGTGGTTCGTGTCGGCCATCACGTCGCAGATGGCGCTCATCCTGGCCCGCCCCGAGGGCAATCCCCCCGGCGGTCGGGGCCTGGCGCTGTTTTATGCAGAACTCCGGGACGAACGGGGCCGTCCCCGGGGGTTTCAGATCCTGCGCCTGAAGGACAAGCTGGGCACGCGCAAGCTTCCCACCGCCGAAGTGTTGCTGGAAGGGCTGCCGGCCGAGCCGGTGGCGGGAATGACTCACGGCACGCGGACCATCGCCCCCATGCTGAACGTCACGCGCACCTGGAACGCCATCACGGCCGCCGCCCTCATGCAGCGCGGCCTCCTGCTGGCCCGCGACTATGCCCGGCGACGCGTCGCCTTTGGCCGGCCGCTGGCCGAGCACCCGCTGCACCTCGACACGCTGGCCGGACTCCAGGCCGAAACGGCCGCCGCCTTTCACCTGGCTTTCTGCGTGGCCGAACTTATGGGCCGCGTCGAAACGGACGAGGCTTCCGACGACGAGCGCGCACTATTGCGACTGCTGACGCCGGTGGCCAAGCTGACCACGGCGCGCCAGGCCGTGGCCGTCCTCAGCGAAGTGCTCGAAGCCTTCGGCGGCGCCGGCTACGTCGAAGATACGGGGCTGCCCGTGCTGCTGCGCGACGCCCAGGTGCTGCCCATCTGGGAAGGCACCACGAACGTACTGGCGCTCGACGTGCTGCGCGCGCTCGAAGACACCGGCGGCCTGCAGGCCCTGCACCGCGCCTTCGACGTCTGGCTGCAGGACCTGCCCGACGCACTGGTGCCTCTGGCCCACGAAGCCCGGGCCGCCCTGCAGGCGGCCGACGCCTGGCTGGCCGAAACCGCCAGCGACCCTGTGCGCCTTCAGGCCGATGCCCGCCGCTTTGCGCTCACGCTCGGCCGGAGCACGGCGCTGGCGCTGCTGGTGCGCCAGGCCGCCTGGAGCCAGACGCACGGCGACGAGCGCCCGGCCGCTGCGGCCCGCCGTTTTGCCCGACACGGCGTCAACCTGCTCCCCACGGGCACACTCCCCGCGGACAACCGAATGCTGGCGCTGGACGAGCCGTCCCTGGACGCCCGGTAG